CGCCGGGCCGAGCCCGAGCAGATTCAGGAAGTCATAGCCTTCGACCGCGATCAGGGCGCCCGTGGTGATGCCGAGGACGAGGATCACCCCGGCGGTGCCGCCGCCCACCACGATCGAGCCGTTGCCCCAGGTGATGTCGGAGACCAGCCGGAGGAACTCCCGGCGGTACCTGCGCAGTACCAGCGGCACACCGGCAAGGGCGTGCGTGGAGAAGGCGACGAAATGTCCGAAGCGTGCCACCGGACGCGTCATCACGGGCTGGGTCATCTCACAGTCCCGTCCGTGGGAACAGCATGGTGTAGAGCTGGCTCACCGCGACGTTCACCGTCATCAGCACCAGAACCGATTCCACGACCGCGGCGTTGACCGCGTTGGCCACGCCGGCCGGCCCCGGCCCGGCGGCCAGCCCTTTCTGGCATGACACGACCGCGACGATCGCGCCGTACACCGCCGATTTGAACAATGCGAGCAGCATGTCCCCCGTGGTGGCGAACGAAGCGAAGGTGGCGATGAAACTCCCTGGCGCACCGCCCTGTACGTAGACGTTGAACAGGTAGCTCGACAGGAATCCGACGAAGCACACCACCCCGGTCAGCGCGACGCCGACGACGATCGCGGCGGCGAAGCGGGGCACGACGAGCCTGCGGATCACCGAAACACCCATCACCTCCATCGCGGCCGTCTCCTCGCGCATGGTCCGGCAACCCAGATCCGAGGTCATCGCGGCGCCCACCGCCGCGGCCAGCAGCAGTGCGGCGACCAGCGAGGCGGCCTGGCGCACGACCGCCAGTCCGCTGGCCGCACCGGCGAGCGAGGTCGCGCCGACCTGTCCGGCCAGCAGCGCGAACTGGATCGACAAGGTGACCCCGATCGGCAGCGCCACCAGGATCGTCGGCATGACGGCCGCCCCGGCCATGAAGGCCGCCTGCCGGACGAACTCGGCCCACTGAAATCGTCCGGCCAGCAGGTCGGTGACGCAGAACCGGATCGTGGTCAATCCGAATACCACCTGTTCACCGACCGTGGCCAGCGCCGCCACCGGATGGCGCCGCAGGTATCCCGCACCTACCTGGACAACACGGGAACTTCTGTCCCGCACTGTCATCGGGCGAGTTCACGCTCCCCGGGATGTCCCAGCCGGGCCAGCCGCGCCGTCGTCTCCAACCGTCGCAACTTGCCCGAGGAGGTCTTGGGCAGCCAGCCGGCCGGCACCACGTGCACGGCCCGCGGGCTGAGGCCGAGCCGCCGATAGATTCGATCGGCGATCTCGGCACGGATCCGCGCGGCCTCGGCAGTGTCGTCATGCAGCGCCGACTCGGCCACCATGGAGAACCCCTCGCCGGCCGCCGCGGTGGAAAGCCGCACCGCTGCAACGCCTCCCGAGCGAACTCCGGTCACGCCGGCCACACTTCGCTCGATGTCCTCGGGATGGACGTTGCGGCCCGAGACGATCAGGATGTCTTTCTTGCGGCCGCAGATGACGGGTTGGCCGTCGTCGGTGAGATAACCGATGTCGCCGGTGCGGAACCATCCGTCGGCGTCGGTGACCGCCTCGAAACCCTCGGCGGTGCGGTATCCGCGGGTCACGTTCTCACCCCGGATCTCCAGTTCACCGACAGCAGGCGACTCGACCACGGCCCCGTCCTCGGCCACCACGCGGATCTGACAACCCGGCAGCGGCTGCCCGAGCGCCACCCGCTGCGCACATACCCGGTATTCATCGCCGGGACGGACGAACGACACTCCCAGCGTCGCCTCCGCCATCCCGTACGCCGGCACGATGGCGTGCTTGCGCAGACCGAATCGCGCGCCCTCCGTGGTCAACCGGTCCAGTGTCGCGATATCGATGGCCTCGGCTCCACTGAGCGCAAACCGAAGGGACGACAGATCGTAGGCGCCGTCGGTGGCCTTGCGGAGCCGGCGCGCCAGCACCGAGTAGGCGAAGTTCGGTGCCGCGGTCATGGTTCCGCGATACCTGGTGATCAGCTCGGCCCACAGCAGCGGATCGCCGAGGAAGTCCACCGGCGTGACCTTCACGGTCTCGATGCCCAGGCACATCGGCGTGATCAGATAGCCCATCATGCCCATGTCGTGAAAGAGCGGCAGCCAGCTCACCACGACATCGGTCTCGGGGTCCGCACCCGAGGCAGCGGCCATCCCGACCAGGTTGGCCTCGATGTTGCGGTAGCTGATCGCGACGGCCTTGGGTCTGCCGGTCGATCCGGAGGTCAACTGCGCGAACGCGATCGCGTCCTCGTCCGATTCCACGATCTGGCCCGGTGCCGCGTCGAGCAACCCGGTCAGCAGCAGGGTCTGCACCCCGGCCGCGGACAGCGCCTCTCCCGCAGTCTGTAAGGGGCTACCGACGACGACAGTGGATGCGCCGACGGTCGACAACGTCGGGATCAGATCCGCCGCCCATTCCGAGATCTCGGTCCGGTGGGTCGGATGATGCAGCATGGTCACGGCCGCACCGGACATCCAGATTCCCTGCACCAGCGGGGCTATTTCGCCCGGTGCGCCGGCAAGCACTGCCACCGCATCTCCCGGCTTCACCCCGGCCTGCTGCAGCCCGCCCGCGACGGCGCGGCCGGACCGATGCACCTGCGCCCAGGTTGCCCTGGCGAGTTGGTCGAGCCGCGAGCGGCCGTCGGGGTCCACCGGTGCCGCGGTGAGACCGCGCGAGGTGACCTCGAGCGCCCCTTGCAGCCTCTCCAGGATGCGGTTCACGACTGCCCCAGCAGCGTGCGGCTTTCCACCAGCTCGACCAGAGCGCCGACGGTCTTGCATTCGAACACATCGTCTTTGGTGAGCACGACGCCGAATCGGTTCTTGATCTCGGATACCCCGAGGGCGAACGACAGTGAGTCGAAACCCAGGTCCCCGACCAGCTCCGAGAAATCGTTGACTTCTTCGGCGGGCAGTTCGAGTTCGTCGGTGATGAACTCGATGAGGAATTCGCGTACTTCTGACACGACCTGATTACCTTCCGATCTTGCGGCGAATCACCATGTGAATGGGTATCTGCAGAATGGCGAACATGCCCACGGCGACAAGGCAACCCGTGATTACGGTGGCGGTGTCGAACTCGCCGTACATGATCGTCGACGCTGCAGCCACGATGTGGGAGAACGGGTTGAGGTTGATGCTGAACCGAAGCCAGTCCGACAGGAACACCGAGGGCATGAGCGCCTGGCTGATGAACAAGACCGGCAGTGCCAGCGGCAGCATCGCGACGGGTGCCTGCGGGTTGAGCGTG
The window above is part of the Mycolicibacterium fortuitum subsp. fortuitum genome. Proteins encoded here:
- a CDS encoding MlaE family ABC transporter permease, with the protein product MTVRDRSSRVVQVGAGYLRRHPVAALATVGEQVVFGLTTIRFCVTDLLAGRFQWAEFVRQAAFMAGAAVMPTILVALPIGVTLSIQFALLAGQVGATSLAGAASGLAVVRQAASLVAALLLAAAVGAAMTSDLGCRTMREETAAMEVMGVSVIRRLVVPRFAAAIVVGVALTGVVCFVGFLSSYLFNVYVQGGAPGSFIATFASFATTGDMLLALFKSAVYGAIVAVVSCQKGLAAGPGPAGVANAVNAAVVESVLVLMTVNVAVSQLYTMLFPRTGL
- a CDS encoding fatty acyl-AMP ligase, with protein sequence MQDRRRSGRAGGKPHAAGAVVNRILERLQGALEVTSRGLTAAPVDPDGRSRLDQLARATWAQVHRSGRAVAGGLQQAGVKPGDAVAVLAGAPGEIAPLVQGIWMSGAAVTMLHHPTHRTEISEWAADLIPTLSTVGASTVVVGSPLQTAGEALSAAGVQTLLLTGLLDAAPGQIVESDEDAIAFAQLTSGSTGRPKAVAISYRNIEANLVGMAAASGADPETDVVVSWLPLFHDMGMMGYLITPMCLGIETVKVTPVDFLGDPLLWAELITRYRGTMTAAPNFAYSVLARRLRKATDGAYDLSSLRFALSGAEAIDIATLDRLTTEGARFGLRKHAIVPAYGMAEATLGVSFVRPGDEYRVCAQRVALGQPLPGCQIRVVAEDGAVVESPAVGELEIRGENVTRGYRTAEGFEAVTDADGWFRTGDIGYLTDDGQPVICGRKKDILIVSGRNVHPEDIERSVAGVTGVRSGGVAAVRLSTAAAGEGFSMVAESALHDDTAEAARIRAEIADRIYRRLGLSPRAVHVVPAGWLPKTSSGKLRRLETTARLARLGHPGERELAR
- a CDS encoding acyl carrier protein, with the protein product MSEVREFLIEFITDELELPAEEVNDFSELVGDLGFDSLSFALGVSEIKNRFGVVLTKDDVFECKTVGALVELVESRTLLGQS